The following are encoded together in the Pseudomonas xantholysinigenes genome:
- a CDS encoding DegQ family serine endoprotease, with product MFAAVLMLGQVLSAQAEESLPDFTTLVEQASPAVVNISTKQKLPDRRVAAGQMPDLEGLPPMFREFFERNMPQQPRSPRGDRQREAQSLGSGFIISSDGYVLTNNHVVADADEIIVRLSDRSELQAKLVGTDPRTDVALLKVEGKNLPTVKLGDSEKLKVGEWVLAIGSPFGFDHSVTKGIVSAKGRTLPNDTYVPFIQTDVAINPGNSGGPLFNMKGEVVGINSQIFTRSGGFMGLSFAIPIDVAIDVSNQLKKDGKVSRGWLGVVIQEVNKDLAESFGLDKPAGALVAQVLEDGPAAKGGLQVGDVILSMNGQPIVMSADLPHLVGSLKDGAKAKLEIIRNGKRQNLDITIGALPEEDADIGTGGQGGAERSSNRLGVSVTDLSAEQKKSLELKGGVVIKEVQDGPAALIGLRPGDVISHLNNQAIVSAKQFTEIAKELPKNRSVSMRVLRQGRASFITFKLAE from the coding sequence ATGTTCGCCGCCGTGCTCATGCTCGGCCAGGTGCTCAGTGCCCAGGCCGAGGAGTCCCTGCCGGACTTCACCACCCTGGTCGAGCAGGCCTCGCCGGCGGTGGTCAACATCAGTACCAAGCAGAAGCTGCCGGACCGCCGCGTCGCCGCCGGGCAGATGCCCGACCTCGAAGGCCTGCCGCCGATGTTCCGCGAGTTCTTCGAGCGCAACATGCCACAGCAGCCGCGCTCGCCCCGTGGCGACCGTCAGCGTGAGGCCCAGTCGCTGGGTTCGGGCTTCATCATTTCCAGTGACGGCTATGTGCTGACCAACAACCATGTGGTCGCCGATGCCGACGAAATCATCGTCCGCCTGTCCGACCGCAGCGAGCTGCAGGCCAAGCTGGTTGGCACCGATCCGCGTACCGACGTGGCCCTGCTCAAGGTCGAAGGCAAGAACCTGCCGACGGTCAAACTGGGCGATTCCGAGAAGCTCAAGGTCGGTGAATGGGTACTGGCCATCGGCTCGCCGTTTGGCTTCGACCATTCGGTGACCAAGGGCATCGTCAGTGCCAAGGGCCGCACCCTGCCCAACGACACCTACGTGCCGTTCATCCAGACCGACGTGGCTATCAACCCAGGTAACTCCGGTGGCCCGCTGTTCAACATGAAAGGCGAGGTGGTGGGCATCAACTCGCAGATCTTCACCCGTTCCGGTGGCTTCATGGGCCTGTCGTTCGCCATCCCGATCGATGTGGCGATTGATGTGTCGAACCAGCTGAAGAAAGACGGCAAGGTCAGCCGCGGCTGGCTGGGCGTGGTGATCCAGGAGGTCAACAAGGACCTGGCCGAGTCGTTCGGCCTGGACAAGCCGGCCGGCGCGCTGGTGGCCCAGGTGCTGGAAGACGGCCCGGCGGCCAAGGGCGGCCTGCAGGTGGGCGATGTGATCCTGAGCATGAATGGCCAGCCGATCGTCATGTCCGCCGACCTGCCGCACCTGGTGGGCAGCCTCAAGGATGGCGCCAAGGCCAAGCTGGAGATCATCCGCAACGGCAAGCGCCAAAACCTCGACATCACCATTGGTGCGTTGCCTGAGGAAGATGCCGACATCGGCACCGGTGGCCAGGGCGGCGCCGAGCGCAGCAGCAACCGCCTGGGTGTTTCGGTGACCGACCTGAGCGCCGAGCAGAAGAAATCCCTGGAACTCAAGGGCGGCGTGGTCATCAAGGAAGTTCAGGATGGGCCGGCGGCGCTGATCGGCCTGCGTCCGGGCGATGTCATCAGCCACCTGAACAACCAGGCGATCGTCTCGGCCAAGCAGTTCACCGAAATCGCCAAGGAGTTGCCGAAGAACCGTTCGGTGTCCATGCGCGTGCTGCGTCAAGGGCGCGCCAGCTTCATCACCTTCAAACTGGCTGAATAA
- the lepA gene encoding translation elongation factor 4, translated as MSDLSHIRNFSIIAHIDHGKSTLADRFIQMCGGLSAREMEAQVLDSMDLERERGITIKAHSVTLNYKAQDGKVYQLNFIDTPGHVDFTYEVSRSLAACEGALLVVDAGQGVEAQSVANCYTAIEQGLEVMPVLNKMDLPQADPDRVKDEIEKIIGIDATDAVACSAKSGMGVDEVLERLVQTIPAPEGDIDAPLQALIIDSWFDNYLGVVSLVRVRHGRVKKGDKILVKSTGKVHLVDSVGVFTPKHTQTADLKAGEVGFIIASIKDIHGAPVGDTLTLSNTPEVEVLPGFKKIQPQVYAGLFPVSSDDFEDFRDALQKLTLNDSSLQYMPESSDALGFGFRCGFLGMLHMEIIQERLEREYDLDLITTAPSVIYELELKTGETIVVDNPSKLPDVSAVADFREPIVTATILVPQEHLGNVITLCIEKRGVQRDMQFLGSQVQVRYDMPMNEVVLDFFDRLKSTSRGYASLDYHFDRYQSANLVKLDVLINGDKVDALALIVHRDNAAYKGRALTEKMKELIPRQMFDVAIQAAIGGQIIARTTVKALRKNVLAKCYGGDVSRKKKLLEKQKAGKKRMKQVGNVEIPQEAFLAVLRLDS; from the coding sequence GTGAGTGATTTGAGTCATATCCGCAATTTCTCCATCATCGCCCACATCGACCATGGCAAGTCGACGCTGGCCGACCGTTTCATCCAGATGTGCGGTGGCCTGTCGGCGCGCGAAATGGAGGCCCAGGTCCTCGACTCCATGGACCTGGAGCGCGAACGCGGCATCACCATCAAGGCCCACAGCGTCACGCTCAACTACAAGGCGCAGGACGGCAAGGTCTACCAGCTGAATTTCATCGACACCCCCGGCCACGTCGACTTCACCTACGAAGTCTCGCGCTCGCTGGCGGCCTGTGAAGGCGCGCTGCTGGTGGTCGACGCCGGCCAAGGCGTCGAGGCCCAGTCCGTGGCCAACTGCTATACCGCCATCGAGCAGGGCCTGGAAGTCATGCCGGTCCTCAACAAGATGGACCTGCCCCAGGCCGACCCCGACCGCGTCAAGGACGAGATCGAGAAGATCATCGGCATCGACGCCACCGACGCCGTGGCCTGTAGCGCCAAGAGCGGCATGGGCGTGGACGAGGTGCTCGAGCGCCTGGTGCAGACCATTCCCGCGCCAGAGGGCGATATCGACGCGCCGCTGCAGGCGCTGATCATCGATTCCTGGTTCGACAACTACCTGGGCGTGGTCTCGCTGGTGCGTGTGCGCCATGGCCGCGTCAAGAAAGGCGACAAGATCCTGGTCAAGTCCACCGGCAAGGTGCACTTGGTCGACAGCGTCGGTGTGTTCACCCCGAAACACACCCAGACCGCTGATCTGAAAGCCGGTGAAGTAGGCTTCATCATCGCCAGCATCAAGGACATCCATGGCGCGCCGGTGGGCGACACCCTGACCCTGTCCAACACGCCTGAAGTCGAAGTGCTGCCGGGCTTCAAGAAGATCCAGCCGCAGGTCTACGCCGGCCTGTTCCCGGTCAGTTCCGACGACTTCGAGGACTTCCGCGACGCCCTGCAGAAGCTGACCCTGAACGATTCGTCGCTGCAATACATGCCGGAAAGCTCCGATGCCCTGGGCTTCGGCTTCCGCTGCGGCTTCCTCGGCATGCTGCACATGGAGATCATCCAGGAGCGCCTGGAGCGCGAATACGACCTGGACCTGATCACCACCGCACCTAGCGTGATCTACGAGCTCGAGCTCAAGACCGGCGAAACCATCGTCGTTGACAACCCGTCGAAGCTGCCGGACGTCTCGGCGGTCGCCGACTTCCGCGAGCCGATCGTCACCGCGACCATCCTGGTGCCGCAGGAGCACCTGGGCAACGTCATCACCCTGTGCATCGAGAAGCGTGGCGTGCAGCGCGACATGCAGTTCCTCGGCAGCCAGGTGCAGGTGCGCTACGACATGCCGATGAACGAGGTGGTGCTGGACTTCTTCGACCGCCTCAAGTCGACCAGCCGCGGCTACGCGTCGCTGGACTATCATTTCGACCGCTACCAGTCGGCCAACCTGGTCAAGCTGGACGTGTTGATCAACGGCGACAAGGTCGATGCCCTGGCCTTGATCGTGCACCGCGACAACGCGGCCTACAAAGGCCGTGCGTTGACCGAGAAGATGAAGGAACTGATCCCTCGGCAGATGTTCGACGTGGCGATCCAGGCAGCCATTGGCGGCCAGATCATCGCGCGGACGACCGTCAAGGCGCTCAGAAAGAACGTACTGGCCAAGTGCTACGGTGGTGACGTCAGCCGTAAGAAGAAACTGCTGGAGAAGCAGAAGGCCGGTAAGAAACGCATGAAACAGGTGGGCAACGTGGAAATTCCACAGGAAGCCTTCCTCGCCGTGCTCAGGTTGGATAGCTAG